Sequence from the Ereboglobus luteus genome:
TGGAGAAGTTTTATTCGGACAGGGATGAATAGCCATGCTTGGCAGCGAAGCGCGCGAACGGTTTGTTGATTATTAAAACCAGTGACACTGGTTCTCCACGATGAACGATGTGTCGATATGAAATATATACATATTATAATAATCGACTATTCATTCTGTATATTCTGTTAATTCTGTCATGATCCTTAAGACAGAATTAATTGGATGCGCAGGATGCGGACGGGAGTGGAGGCACAGACAGGAATGTCTGTGCTACCTTGATTGGTTTTTTTTCGATTTGATTGGTAACGTTGGGGCAGGGCGCCGGAATTGCAAAATATCAATTCTCCGCCACACTCTTCCGCCTTCCCGGCGAGCGATTAATAAATTGTAAATTATTGCGAAAAATATAATTGTGAAAACCCGTTTGCGATGCTGGGATTTCGGGTGTTCATTTGGTTTCTTCCGCAATCATAACCCTGAAAAATTCAAAAACGCCCACACTATGAATGCTTATGTCGCTGAACTCGTCGGAACCGCCATCCTAGTCCTTCTTGGTAATGGCATCGTCGCAAACGTGAATCTCACCAAGTCCAAGGGCAACGGCGGGGGCTGGATCTGCGTGGCCGCGGGCTGGGCCTGCGCCGTGGCCATCGCCGTCTATGCCACGGGGCGCTTTTCCGGGGCGCATCTCAATCCGGCCGTCACACTCGCGCTCGCCAGCATCGGGAGCTTCGGCTGGGGGCAGGTGGCCGGATACATCGGCGCTCAAATGGCAGGCGGCATCATCGGCGCGGTTCTCGTTTACCTGACCTATTTTGCCCATTGGGGCGTGACAAACGACGCCGCCACCAAGCTCGCCTGCTTCTCCACCGCTCCCGCCGTGCGCCGGATGGGGGCCGCCTTCGTCACGGAGGTGATCGGGACCGCGGTTCTTTTGTTCGGCATCCTGGCCTTTGGAAAAGTGGCATTGGGCGCGCCCAGCGGACAGGAGGCGTGGGCCGCGGTTGTGGGCACTTGGTTTGGGCCTGCGTTGGTCGGCCTGCTTATTTTCTCCATCGGCCTTTCGCTCGGCGGTCCGTCGGGGTATGCCATCAATCCCGCGCGTGACTTGGGCCCGCGCATCGCCCACGCCGTGCTTCCCATTCCCGGAAAAGGCTCCTCCGACTGGCAGTATTCCTGGGTGCCCGTCGTGGCCCCGATTGTCGGCGGCATCATCGGCGCGCAACTCTTCGTTTTGCTCGGGTTTTAGGGCTAAAAATTTAACCACGGAGAACACTGAGATACACGGAGGGAAAACAAGAATGCCAGAGAGGCAGAGGCCGGAAATTCAGGTCAAGCCCCAGACGTTCAGACGCTCCTCCTCCGTGCCGCTCCGTGTCCTCCGTGGTTAAAAATCAGGACACAGTATTTCAGGATAACTTCTTAATCCACTCCACTCATCGTTAAAAAATCCATCGTCATTCAACATCATGAGCTCCCAAAAATATATTCTGGCCCTCGACCAGGGCACCACCAGTTCACGCGCCATCGTTTTTGACCATTCGGGGCGAATCGTTTCTGTCGCGCAAAAGGAATACCGGCAGCATTATCCGAAATCCGGCTGGGTTGAGCACGATCCGTTCGATATTTGGGCGAGCCAAAGCTCCACGGCGGCGGAGGCCGTTTCCAAGGCAGATCTTTCAACCGACGCCATCGCCGCGGTCGGCATCACCAACCAGCGCGAGACCACGGTCGTCTGGGATAAGGAGACGGGCAAGCCGGTTTACAACGCCATCGTCTGGCAGGATCGCCGCACGGCCGATTATTGCGCCGAACTTCAAAAGCAGGGCATCGAGTCCATGATCCGGGAAAAAACCGGACTGCGCATCGACCCGTATTTTTCCGGCACCAAAATCCGCTGGATACTCGAAAACGTGGACGGCGCGCGCGCCCTCGCCGACAAGGGCCGCCTGCTTTTCGGCACCGTGGACACATGGCTGATCTGGCAGCTCACGGAGCGCAAGGTGCACGTCACCGATGCCACAAACGCCTCGCGCACCCTCCTGCTCAACATCCACACCGGCGATTGGGACGACGACCTGCTCAAGCTCCTCGGCATTCCCCGCTCCATGCTCCCCGAGGTCAAGTCCAGCTCCGAGGTGTATGGAAAAGTCGCCGCCGGGATTTATCCCGGCGGAGTTCCGATTGCGGGCATCGCCGGCGACCAGCAGGCCGCGCTTTTTGGCCAGGCATGTTTCGAGCCGGGCATGGTCAAGAACACCTACGGCACGGGCTGCTTTACCCTGATGAACACGGGGACGGAGGCCGTCACCTCGAAAAACAACCTTCTCACCACGATTGCCTGGCGCATCGGCAACCGCACCGAATACGCGCTCGAGGGCTCGGTCTTTATCGGCGGCGCGGTCGTGCAATGGCTGCGCGACGAGCTCCGCATCGTTTCCACCGCGCAGGAAGTTGACCGGCTCGCCGCCACCGTGCCCGATGCCGGCGGCCTCTACATCGTGCCCGCCTTCACCGGACTTGGCGCCCCGCACTGGGATCCCTATGCCCGGGGCATCGCCGTCGGCATCACGCGCGGCACCAATCGCGCCCACTTCTGCCGCGCGGCCCTCGACGCCATCGCCTTCCAAACCGCCGACCTCATCTCGTGCATGGAAAAAGACAGCGGACTGACGCTCTCCGAGTTGCGCGTGGACGGCGGAGCCAGTCACAGCCAGCCCCTGCTCCAGTTCCAATCCGACCTGCTGGGCAGGCCCGTGATCCGCCCGAAATGCGTCGAAACCACCGCCATGGGCGCCGCCTACCTGGCCGGCCTCGCCGTCGGCTACTGGACCAGCCGCGACGACATCACGAAAAACTGGCAGGTTGACCAGAAGTTCAAGCCAGACACCGCGCGCAAGGACATCGACACCCTGCGCACCGGCTGGAACCGCGCGCTGGAACGCTCCAAGGGGTGGGAGTTGAGTAATTAGGGCGTGGGTGACTGGGTTTGCTGTGGCCTCAGAATGTCAAAAAAGGCTGAGGTGTTTTCGGGTTTCCTTCATCGCGCATAGCAATGTTCGTGTGTTCATACCCCTCATACAGAATTCCGCCTCATACAGAATTAGCTTTTGACTGTAATAAAAAAATCATCTACTCAGACACTATGGAAAAAATATCGGAATTTTTAACTCCGTTAAGGGTAAAAATAGATCAACTACTCCTTGATCCTAATAACCCCCGCTTTGCAGAACTAGGCGAAAATATTGATCAAGTTCCTGAGAACCGTTTCGCTGAAGAAAGAGTTCAGAAAGCGGCTTTCGAAAAAATGAAAGTGCCAAAGTTTAACGTAGCTGAGCTTCGTGATACTATCAAAGAATTAGGGTTTCTTCCTATGGACCGTATTGTAGTTAGGGAGTGGAGAGAGAAAACAACGCCTCAAAAATATATAGTTATTGAGGGTAATCGCAGGTTAACAGCCCTTACGTGGCTGCTTGAACTTCATGACGCAGGAAAGGAAACATTCAGTAAAAATCAATTAGAGAGTTTGGGAAATTTTGAAGTTTTATTACTTGATAGCCAGCGTGCCCCAAAAACTGCACGATGGATACTACCTGGATTGCGTCATGTTTCCGGAATTAAGGAATGGGGACCTTATCAAAAAGCTCGAATGGTTTTTGAACTCCGCAATACGGGCAAAACACCTCAAGAGGTAGCTCAAAGTTTGGGACTATCGACAAGAGAATCCAATCAACTTTGGCGCGCATTTCTTGCTCTTGAACAAATGGGGAATGATGAGGAATACCAAGAATATGCCGAACCAAAGCTTTACAGTTACTTTGAAGAAGTTTTTAAACGTCCAAATGTAAGGGAATGGTTAGGATGGTCAGATGAACAACAAAAATTCACAAAAGAAAAAGAAATCAGAGAATTCTACGGTTGGATGAAAGGAGAAATTGGTGAAAATAATGAGCTTAGCGATCCAAAACTACCAGAAGCAAAATCTGTTCGTGATTTTTCAAAAATTATTGAGGATTCAAAAGCGCTCGCCATATTCCGTTCAAATGAAGG
This genomic interval carries:
- the glpK gene encoding glycerol kinase GlpK — encoded protein: MSSQKYILALDQGTTSSRAIVFDHSGRIVSVAQKEYRQHYPKSGWVEHDPFDIWASQSSTAAEAVSKADLSTDAIAAVGITNQRETTVVWDKETGKPVYNAIVWQDRRTADYCAELQKQGIESMIREKTGLRIDPYFSGTKIRWILENVDGARALADKGRLLFGTVDTWLIWQLTERKVHVTDATNASRTLLLNIHTGDWDDDLLKLLGIPRSMLPEVKSSSEVYGKVAAGIYPGGVPIAGIAGDQQAALFGQACFEPGMVKNTYGTGCFTLMNTGTEAVTSKNNLLTTIAWRIGNRTEYALEGSVFIGGAVVQWLRDELRIVSTAQEVDRLAATVPDAGGLYIVPAFTGLGAPHWDPYARGIAVGITRGTNRAHFCRAALDAIAFQTADLISCMEKDSGLTLSELRVDGGASHSQPLLQFQSDLLGRPVIRPKCVETTAMGAAYLAGLAVGYWTSRDDITKNWQVDQKFKPDTARKDIDTLRTGWNRALERSKGWELSN
- a CDS encoding MIP/aquaporin family protein, whose product is MNAYVAELVGTAILVLLGNGIVANVNLTKSKGNGGGWICVAAGWACAVAIAVYATGRFSGAHLNPAVTLALASIGSFGWGQVAGYIGAQMAGGIIGAVLVYLTYFAHWGVTNDAATKLACFSTAPAVRRMGAAFVTEVIGTAVLLFGILAFGKVALGAPSGQEAWAAVVGTWFGPALVGLLIFSIGLSLGGPSGYAINPARDLGPRIAHAVLPIPGKGSSDWQYSWVPVVAPIVGGIIGAQLFVLLGF
- a CDS encoding ParB N-terminal domain-containing protein, producing the protein MEKISEFLTPLRVKIDQLLLDPNNPRFAELGENIDQVPENRFAEERVQKAAFEKMKVPKFNVAELRDTIKELGFLPMDRIVVREWREKTTPQKYIVIEGNRRLTALTWLLELHDAGKETFSKNQLESLGNFEVLLLDSQRAPKTARWILPGLRHVSGIKEWGPYQKARMVFELRNTGKTPQEVAQSLGLSTRESNQLWRAFLALEQMGNDEEYQEYAEPKLYSYFEEVFKRPNVREWLGWSDEQQKFTKEKEIREFYGWMKGEIGENNELSDPKLPEAKSVRDFSKIIEDSKALAIFRSNEGTLTHALARLEADNPIDYISIVTTCESTLRSLPPDILRKMNESELNNLELLRSRIDQILIDRTHLLGGNSGEVKS